A genomic region of Friedmanniella luteola contains the following coding sequences:
- a CDS encoding DUF4865 family protein encodes MIAMQYQITLPADYDMGVIRDRVARTGHVLDRYPGLGLKAFLVRERGVDGSPVNQYAPFYLWSDAAGAASFLWSGVGFTAIVRDFGRPVVQTWVGGTSHRAAGGLAGARYAVRTTRRLGDDTDVVVAAAEADAGLRSAVGRPGTLLGAYGVDPRTWELVTFTLHAARPDDPSEDATTFEVLHLSTPEHDRLPTAVSTRLAPPPVVPQSR; translated from the coding sequence CGATGCAGTACCAGATCACCCTGCCCGCCGACTACGACATGGGCGTCATCCGCGACCGGGTGGCCCGCACCGGGCACGTCCTCGACCGCTACCCGGGCTTGGGGCTCAAGGCCTTCCTGGTCCGCGAGAGAGGCGTCGACGGCTCACCGGTCAACCAGTACGCCCCCTTCTACCTCTGGAGCGACGCCGCAGGAGCCGCCTCGTTCCTGTGGTCCGGGGTCGGCTTCACCGCCATCGTCCGCGACTTCGGGCGGCCGGTGGTGCAGACCTGGGTGGGCGGGACCAGCCACCGCGCCGCCGGCGGCCTGGCGGGCGCCCGGTACGCCGTCCGGACCACCCGGCGCCTCGGGGACGACACCGACGTCGTGGTGGCCGCCGCGGAGGCCGACGCCGGGCTGCGCTCCGCGGTCGGGCGGCCGGGCACCCTGCTGGGCGCCTACGGCGTGGACCCCCGCACCTGGGAGCTCGTCACCTTCACCCTGCACGCGGCCCGGCCCGACGACCCGTCCGAGGACGCGACGACGTTCGAGGTGCTGCACCTCTCCACTCCCGAGCACGACCGGCTCCCGACGGCGGTCTCCACCCGTCTGGCGCCGCCCCCGGTGGTGCCGCAGAGCCGCTGA
- a CDS encoding DUF1015 family protein, with protein MPRFRPFRALRYAVDDLATVTAPPYDVLSEAEVRALAASSEHNVVHVDVPLDGADRYRRAAARLQAWRDGGVLVQDAEPSFTLYRLRFTDATGAERDLVGVLGGLEVVDEGAGGVLPHERTTPKASTDRLDLTRATRANLSPVWGLSLAPGLTALLRAPGEVLGSVVDGGVEHVVERVTDPERVAAIAAAVGADDVLIADGHHRYAISRTYRDEVRAATGGDAGAAEETLAFVGELVPEQLSVAAIHRLYSGVDAPTLRAALARRFELTPADRPGAGTLAAMAEEGFLTLVEPDATWRLTARPGAFDGVRALDGGWLETALADQPVAVTYQHGLDAAVAAVTSGRAAAAVLIRPVSVAEIERTAREGLLMPPKSTFFTPKLKTGFVVRPLAD; from the coding sequence GTGCCCCGCTTCCGCCCCTTCCGCGCCCTCCGCTACGCCGTCGACGACCTGGCCACGGTGACGGCGCCGCCCTACGACGTGCTGAGCGAGGCGGAGGTCCGCGCGCTGGCGGCGAGCTCCGAGCACAACGTGGTGCACGTGGACGTGCCCCTGGACGGGGCGGACCGCTACCGCCGGGCCGCCGCGCGGCTGCAGGCCTGGCGCGACGGCGGGGTGCTGGTCCAGGACGCGGAGCCCTCCTTCACCCTCTACCGGCTCCGCTTCACCGACGCGACCGGCGCCGAGCGCGACCTCGTCGGGGTGCTCGGAGGCCTCGAGGTGGTCGACGAGGGGGCGGGCGGGGTGCTGCCGCACGAGCGGACCACGCCCAAGGCGTCCACCGACCGGCTGGACCTGACCCGGGCCACCCGGGCCAACCTGTCCCCGGTGTGGGGGCTGTCGCTGGCGCCCGGGCTGACCGCGCTGCTGCGCGCGCCGGGGGAGGTGCTGGGCAGCGTCGTCGACGGCGGGGTGGAGCACGTCGTCGAGCGGGTCACCGACCCGGAGCGCGTCGCGGCCATCGCGGCCGCCGTCGGCGCCGACGACGTGCTGATCGCCGACGGCCACCACCGCTACGCCATCAGCCGCACCTACCGCGACGAGGTGCGCGCGGCCACGGGCGGCGACGCCGGGGCGGCGGAGGAGACGCTGGCCTTCGTCGGCGAGCTGGTGCCCGAGCAGCTGAGCGTCGCCGCCATCCACCGGCTGTACTCCGGCGTCGACGCCCCGACGCTGCGGGCGGCGCTGGCCCGCCGCTTCGAGCTCACGCCCGCCGACCGACCGGGGGCCGGCACGCTGGCCGCGATGGCCGAGGAGGGCTTCCTCACCCTTGTCGAGCCCGACGCCACGTGGCGGCTGACGGCCCGGCCGGGCGCCTTCGACGGCGTCCGGGCCCTGGACGGCGGGTGGCTGGAGACCGCCCTCGCCGACCAGCCGGTCGCCGTGACGTACCAGCACGGTCTCGACGCGGCCGTCGCCGCCGTCACCTCCGGCCGGGCGGCGGCCGCCGTGCTGATCCGGCCGGTCAGCGTCGCCGAGATCGAGCGGACCGCCCGCGAGGGGCTGCTGATGCCGCCCAAGTCGACGTTCTTCACACCCAAGCTGAAGACCGGGTTCGTCGTCCGGCCGCTGGCGGACTGA
- a CDS encoding amino acid-binding protein, with protein MDEDEAVFLMRVRLPDRPGSLGAVATAMGGVGGDINAVEIVEKGDNGFVVDDFIVDLPPGALPENIITACQALEGVKVEWISRYPEGGGLQSDLEALERMTADPVHAAETLVSLCPVVFRSHWATLLEVDGAGARPVYSTTLAPDLTPAVAATFGPFDSTHRVDLPSGWSPGWGDTTLVVTPLTRDRAIAIGRLGGPAFLESEIARLHHLAALVK; from the coding sequence ATGGACGAAGATGAGGCCGTGTTCCTCATGCGCGTGCGCCTGCCCGACCGTCCCGGCTCCCTGGGCGCGGTGGCCACGGCGATGGGCGGCGTCGGCGGGGACATCAACGCCGTCGAGATCGTCGAGAAGGGCGACAACGGCTTCGTCGTCGACGACTTCATCGTCGACCTGCCGCCGGGCGCCCTGCCCGAGAACATCATCACCGCCTGCCAGGCCCTGGAGGGCGTCAAGGTCGAGTGGATCTCCCGCTACCCCGAGGGCGGCGGTCTGCAGAGCGACCTCGAGGCCCTGGAGCGGATGACCGCCGACCCGGTGCACGCCGCCGAGACCCTGGTCTCGTTGTGCCCGGTGGTGTTCCGCTCGCACTGGGCGACCCTGCTGGAGGTCGACGGCGCCGGTGCCCGACCGGTCTACTCCACCACCCTCGCGCCCGATCTCACCCCGGCCGTGGCGGCGACGTTCGGGCCGTTCGACAGCACGCACCGCGTCGACCTGCCCTCCGGCTGGAGCCCGGGCTGGGGCGACACCACGCTGGTGGTCACGCCCCTGACCCGGGACCGCGCGATCGCGATCGGCCGGCTCGGCGGGCCGGCGTTCCTGGAGTCCGAGATCGCCCGCCTGCACCACCTCGCCGCCCTGGTGAAGTAG
- a CDS encoding polysaccharide deacetylase family protein — translation MSGVHPAVGAASALASVAALTALYRAGFGSDSQLFGPFPSHGASDEPLVALTFDDGPNEPWTGRLLDLLGEREVPGTFFQVGRCAERHPEVTRRVVDEGHVLGNHSLSHSFGRYLTEPRQEAEIRGGQQVLQAVAGVTPLLYRPPWLCHWPWVLRGVARSGSSVVSGTFGSLVEVAQPSADRIAAASAGRAAPGSVLILHDGREARGGNRAASVAAVGPLVDRLRARGYRFTTVDRLLGLRAYA, via the coding sequence GTGAGCGGCGTCCACCCCGCCGTCGGGGCGGCCTCCGCACTCGCGTCCGTCGCCGCCCTGACGGCGCTCTACCGGGCCGGCTTCGGCTCCGACAGCCAGCTCTTCGGGCCCTTCCCCTCCCACGGCGCGTCCGACGAGCCCCTCGTCGCCCTGACCTTCGACGACGGGCCGAACGAGCCGTGGACGGGCCGACTGCTCGACCTGCTGGGTGAGCGCGAGGTGCCCGGCACCTTCTTCCAGGTGGGCCGCTGCGCCGAGCGGCACCCCGAGGTCACCCGCCGGGTCGTCGACGAGGGCCACGTGCTGGGCAACCACAGCCTCAGCCACTCCTTCGGCCGCTACCTCACCGAGCCCCGCCAGGAGGCGGAGATCCGGGGCGGCCAGCAGGTCCTGCAGGCGGTCGCCGGGGTCACCCCGCTGCTCTACCGGCCCCCCTGGCTCTGCCACTGGCCCTGGGTGCTGCGCGGCGTCGCCCGGTCCGGATCGTCGGTGGTGTCCGGCACCTTCGGCAGCCTGGTCGAGGTGGCGCAGCCGTCGGCCGACCGGATCGCCGCCGCCTCCGCCGGGCGGGCGGCGCCCGGGTCGGTGCTGATCCTGCACGACGGCCGCGAGGCACGCGGCGGGAACCGGGCCGCGAGCGTCGCCGCCGTGGGTCCGCTGGTCGACCGGCTGCGGGCGCGCGGCTACCGGTTCACGACCGTCGACCGGCTGCTCGGGCTGCGGGCGTACGCCTGA